TCAAGCCTTCTCCACTCTGTGCTTACCATATCGGCGGTGTTTCGGAGCACGGCCAGATGGGCCCCCCGACTTTCGCAGTCTGTTTTGCCTTGCATCCAAGTCCCACTCGATTTGGGAACCTGGTAGCACTGGTCCCCAGAAAGCTGCCAAGACTGGGGGCACAGCTTGCAGCCCCCGTGGCCTGGAGAGGAGACGGAGCCGTGAGACACCCCAAAAAGTGCTCGAGGTCTCGCTCAACCGAGCCAagaggcactgggaggggggCTGTCTCCCCTCCCAGATTTTTCCTGCCCGCTTTTCCCACCCATCCACCACGAGGAGGACCATGGTGGGGCAAGCTGGGTGAAGGTGGAGAGGTGCCTCCTCCTCCAGGAGGCCCACGGAGGCTGGAGATGATCAGCAAAACGAGCTCTTCCTCGCCATGCTCATCGACACCAAGCCGGGctcgcagcccccccagggGCACCCATcccaccccggggacccccccggggaAGGGGTTACCTGCGGAGCCGTTCCAGCGGCAGACGtagtgcagcagggagggaatCACGCACGCCTCcatcctgctccttcccccgGCCTCACTCTTGCTCTGCGGAGCGCTCGGAGGCGTCGGCGCCTTCTGAAAAACTTAGAGGCAAAATTTTGGGGTGAGATTGAGGGAGTTTGGAGGCAACGCCGTAAAAACCGAGCAGGGCTGAGTTGGGTTCCCCGAGCTATTGTGCAACATCCTTTTTTGGTCATGATTGCACCCAACTTCTTCAATAGCATAAAAATGTTGCTTGTGTCCTCCACCCttgttttaaaagcctttttgtttgtggtttttgtttgttggtttgttttcagaggGGATTTACTCTTGTTGGATGCATCCCGTGGCATCCGCATGGGGCAAAATTGTCCCCATCCAAATGGAGATGGTTGCTGGGATAAAACCCTGACCTCCcctaggtgaaaaaaaaaaaaaaaaaaaaaaaagaacaatttccCTTGTGGTTGCTTGGGTTTTACTCACCCTGCACGctgagcactgccagcagcaccagcagcaccacgtGGCTCAATCCACTCAGCTTCAGGAGGACTCCGTGCCACCGTGGGCATGCGGCGGGAGCTGAAAGAGTCCGTGGTTTTGTTCAGAAAGTACTTTcttgtaaattaaaatttaaatacaatgaaatgaaatgaaataatattaagtaaatcaataaaataaataaattaaatatgatatagtaaaataaaataaaatataatgaaatataatgaaataacaaaataaatagagcCCCTCTGTTTGAGCAGAACTTGACAGCTGCTTTGCTACCTccacaaaaaccaaaaaaaacaagcgAAAACCCAACGATCGCAACCTTCTCTTTGCATCTCCCACCCCAGAACCCTCCTTGCGTGGGTCCCGCTGCTTGACGTGGGGAAGCTTTGGCTGGAGCAAAGCCTCCAGGAGCttggaggggatggggagaagcCAGGCTGCAGTTTCCCAGTAACACCAGTGGGTACCGCACAGCAACGTTATGGTTCTAGAAAATGGGGGTGTACTGCTGAGCACTTTGCTGTGCAAGGGGGTACCGTACAGCAGAGGTCCCCaaaatgcttcctttctctctcctttctcacaCTTCAGCCATCTCCAGCCCTCACGGAGCAATGGAACCACCTCTCTGGCATTTCCTCTGCTTGCCCATGTTCCCAATTCTGGTGCAAAAACCATTTTTGTTCCACGATACCGAGCTTAGCCCAAGGACACGTGCACAGCATCAGTTCGTCGCCTGTCCTGCTCAGACACTGAACGCTGAGGGGggtcacttgttttgtacacattagtAGTAGTgctattaccattattattattattatcctttcttttctgtcctaataaactgtctctatctcaacccgcaggcttcattttgttctgattctctcccccagcccagagAGGAGGGGGAATGGTGTGATCGAACCCAGCCTGGTGCTGACCCCCCCGTCTTGGGGTCTTTCGTGGCAGGTCCTGCAGTCAGGGGAAGGGACACAAAAGGGGAAGTGAGGGGGCCCGAGAGCATCCGTCAccccctgtcccctgtcccgGGGGGTGCCCCAAAGtccctctgctcctcttcttcaggGCAAAAGGGTTTTGGGGGATGCAGCCGAGCCCGACGGCGGCAGGATGGGAGCGAAATGGGGGCGCCAGCAGCCAGCgtctgggtgctgtggggtgtCCAAAAATCACAGGCAAGCGtccccccccaagccccctctCAGTTTCCCCAGCTTGAGCGACTCTCTGCGACCCCAAGAGCTGCGCCACCCCGGTTCTTCCCCCTGCCAAGCAATCGCCACCCGGGGTATCCTCTCGCCACCACAAACCCGTGGTGGGGACGGAGGCCCGGACCCCGCTACCTGCATCCCGGAGGGGTCCCGGCCTCTCCGCAGCACCCCGCTCGCATCGCCTGTCCAAGGCCATGTAGCCATCCTCATCCTCCATGGCGTGGAGGAGTCGGGAGGACACGCGGCAGGCGGAGGGGACACGACGGGGTCCAGAGGACAGGAAACCAAAACGCTCAGAGCTGCACTGGTGAAGTGCGaaccggcggcggggccggagcTTCCTGCCACAGCTCACGGCCGTTCAATGCCCCTGAAAGCTTTTGGGGTCACCAGCACCCTCGCCTGGTGTCCAGGGGAGGGGCACAAGatcctcctgcctcctccaggCTCACGGCCAACCCTTTTGtatcttttattgttttacCCCATCCTTGTGTGGGCCCCGACAAATCCCCTTGATGTGCACAAGGCGCTTCTTCGTACTGATTCCAGTAAGAAAGGCACACATGCTTGAAAGCAGCTaagaaagtgtttattttttaattacttttttttttttttattaacaccAGCATTTAATCCTGTCTTCACTGCTCTGCCAGGTGCTGGCAGAAGCCTttgctcagcccctgcctgtGCACAGCTTTCCTGCTGTGTTCTTCCAGgattttcttgcaaaaaaaaccaaaccaaaccaaaaaaaaaacaaccaaccaaccaaaaaaactgttgtttctttttcctgttgctaCAGTGAGCCACAGCTACAGATTGGCTTTTCACACCGTGAAGAACCATCTTGATCAACTAGCAGTTGTTGTCTCCCCATCTCCCCCTTGCCCTCTGCAcccccaaggaaaaaaaaaaaaaaaagagaatcctgttttgaggggaaaaaaggctaTTTGGATATGCACCCTAAAGAATATGCGCCCTAAAGGATATGCACCCTAAAGGATATGCACCCTAGTGCCAACCAGACCTCAAAGAGCCTCAAAAACGTGAGTTTTGCCCCAGGAAGAGGGGAGTTGAAGCCACATTTCCGTGCTCCCCCCCTTTGCAGGGAAGTTTCATCAGtccagctgagaaaaaaatgctgcatccGGAGCTTTTGCCATTattcttccctccctctgcccccgtGCCAGGGGGTGTTAAAAATCTTCCCGTGAGCTGGGTTTCTTCAACAAAAGTAACAGAGAtttgctcctcttcctcttttgaCACCAGGATTACATCATTAACAGAACTCCAAGCGGCGAGCAGTGAGCTTTTGAGTTATTtgagttattattattattatttttttttgcatgcatgtCATGAGGGTGTTTATCTGTGCAGTCATGGCAGGGATTGTTTAAAGGCGACAGCTGACACATGGGACCATACgatctctgctgctgtgcagcacgACAACTTTGTGACCTCAGGCTGTTGGCAGAGCCGGCCTTATATCTGCAGCAAGGCTCTGGTGGCAGCTCCTGAGAAAGGTGGCGGAGAAAGGACCTTCCCCGTGCTGGACACTGGCAGCTCCTCCCTCCAATtgaattatatatttaataataattttgtcgtaataattattttttctttaattaaattatccttatctcacTCCctgagttgtttctttccttttcttcttcccctcctcttctgaggaggggtagtgagagagcggttgtggtggagttcagctgcctagcaagaTAAAACCAACACAAAGGGTTTGTGTCCCTGGTTTTGAGGTCAGAACTGAAGGTCGATGACTAAGGGGGGAACTGTGAGATGCAAGAGATGCTGGCTAACATCAGAGCTGAACGTGACCCAAACCTTACGGACCAGACCTGGGGCTGCCGTTCTCCACAGCAGATGGCAGAGCATCACCAACACCATGCTCTGTGTGTCTGAGCTGTGTCTGCCCTGTGCCaaagttttctcctttcctctgcgTCCCCCAGAGGAGCACAGCTGGGACAATTGACCCAAACCACCAGAAACCACGCTCCTCGTCCCCTCGAGTTCAGGagctggggagcctgttccagtgcgtgacaaccctctcggtgaagaacctcttcctgatgtccagcctgaacctcccctgtctcagcttgactccattccctcgggtcctatcgctagtcactaaagagaatagaagggtgcctgcccctcctttcccccttgtgaggaagctgtaggcggtgatgaggtctcccctcagcctcctcttttccacattaaacaggccaagtgacctcagccgctcctcatatgtcttcccctctggGACCCGGGGagctacaggcctgtcagcctggcCTCGGTGCCAGGAGAGGTGGTGGATGCAACAGaacatcttgaatgcaatcacgcGTGCAAGACcaccaggggatcaggcccagtcagcatgggttcatgaaaggcaaccatgcctgaccaacctcatccCCTGCTACGACCGGGTGACccgcttggtggatgagggaaaggccGTTGGCGTAGTCtgcctagacttcagcaaggcctttggcactgtctcccacagcattcttctggagaagctgtgtgcccaggtggccacGAAGGCCggcagcatcctggcctgtagCAGGAATGGTGCAGCCAGcgggagcagggaggtgatcgtcccccctgggctctgctctggtgaggctgcacctcgagtgctgtgttcagttttgggccctgCACTTCATGAAAGACATCTCAATACTTCAcaatggtgaagggcctggagcagaagttctgtgaggagtggctgagggcactggggttgttcagtctggagaagaggaggctcaggggagaccttatggctccctacaactacctgaaaggaaggtgtgggaagctgggggtcggcctcttctcatACATAATTAGTAGTAGGACCtgaaggaatggcctcaagttgccccaggggaggttcaggttagaaattaggagacatttcttctcagaaagagtggttaggcattggaaatggtttcccagggaggtggcggagtcaccgtccctgggtgtgttttaaggaaaggttggacgtggtgcttagggacatggtttagtgggtgacattggtggtagggggacacGTGGACGAGCTGGTCtcggaggtcccttccaacactaatgattctgtgattctacgacAGAGCGTTGTGTTTGCCCCACGTTGCGTGacaaaaggactgttgtggtttaacccagccggcagctcagcaccacacagccgttcgctcaccttcccccctccctctctctggGATTGGgcagagaatcagaaaaaaatgaaagcctgtgggttgagatagagacagtttattaggacagaaaagaaaggataataataataataataatggtaatagtactactactactaatgtctacaaaacaagtgatgcacagtgcaattgctcaccaccccgCTGACTGATGCCCTCCGAGCAGCCGGTCCCCCGACCCCGGCCAGCCACATCAGCGAGGTATCACCATTATTCTcctcctaaatcccaaacacagcaccatagcAGCTACAGAGCGAGCACCAGGTGAGCATGTTTGGACTGAGAGCGAGTGACCTTGGGGCTCTGCAAAGAGGGCTGGCCCCAGCAGGGCCGTAGGGTTCTCGTGGGGATGTTGCCGCCTGCTGTTTCCATCAAGCAGCACCACTTGCTTACAAGGCATCGCTTGCTTACAAGTCACCCGCAGAAGCTTTTTCTACTCACTTTTTAAATCAGGCTGCggatatacatataaaatatttatttccatatatttaaataaaacatgtttacgtatcacagaatcatagaatggcctgaGTTGAAAAGCACCTTAAAGATCGTCCggtttcaacccccctgctctgggcagggatgccaaccactagagcaggttcTTCTCCCTCCCAAAAGGTGGCCCAGCTGAGGTGCATTTACACCAATGCACGCAgtatgggtaacaaacaggaggagttGGAGGCCACCATGCTAGTAGGGAACCATGGATGTAGATCACAGAAGCCTGGTGGGATGAttcccatgactggagtgtgGCTGTTGATGGCTACAAACTGTtcagaagggaggaaggaggggaggagttGCTCCCTACGTTAGGAATTGGGTAGATTGTGAAGAACTGTgcctgagaaacagccatgaCCAGGTTGAGAGCACATGGGTGAAAATCAAGGATCGGTCTGGTAAAGGACGTCTAGTGGTTggggtctgctacaggccacctgatgAGTATGTTGGTGAGgccttcttccttcagctgcaagAACTGTTGGGCTCAGAAGCTCTTGTCTTgatgggggatttcaaccaccCAGATATCTGCTGGGATAGCAGCACGGCAGGTTCCAGACAATCCAGGAGATTCCTGGAGTCTGTTGAGGACAATGTCCTGGTCCAGGTAATAGACGGACCGACACAAGGTGAAGCCTTACTAGACTTGGTGCTCATCAAAGTGGAAGACAGCGTTACAGAGGTTACGATTGCCTGGTGGCGACCATGCCCTGGTGGAGTTTGTGATCCTGAGGAATATGGGTCTGGCAAAATCAgagtcaggaccctgaacttcaggagagcaaacttCCTTCTGCTCAAGGCTGGGATCCCCTGAGAAACTGTCCCTAAGGCCATAGGAACGGAACATATGCacgtatatacatataaatacattcCACAGAATAACACAATGTTaggaattggaagggaccttgaaaaaTCATTTAGCTCATGCATAAATAATGACAAGTGCCAAGGGGCACAACAAAGTGCAGTGTTGTCGATGCTCTTCCAGATGCTGTGGAGAACAGCAGCCCCAGGTCTGGTCCATAAGGTTTGGGTCTTGTTCAGCTCTGATGTTAGCCAGCACCTCTTGCATCTCACAGTTCGCCCCTTAGTCATCGACCTTCGGTTCTGACCTCAAAACCAGGGACACAAACCCTTTAAAGGATTGCTGGAGAGCATCGTCCTTCATCAATGAGAGGAGCCGCCAGTGTCCAGCACGGGGAAGGTCGTTTCTCCGCCACCATTCTCAGGAGCTGCCCCCACAGCCAGAGCCTTGCTGCAGATATAAGGCCGGCTCTGCCAACAGCTTGAAGTCGCCACGTCCTCGCCATTCAAGTAGACGCACTCTGCGCCGCCCTGCACTGTGAACCTGCGATGACAAGGAATGCCACTGCAGCCTCAGCACTCCCCGTGCCCTCCGGCAGCAGtgcacagccagggctgcctgcaAGGCATGGTCCCGGCACACCAGAGCCGCTGGGCTCTGCCCGCTCGCAGAACTCACGTCTCCTTGAAGCTGCTGCCATCCACCCACAGCAGGCGCTCACCCCGTCTCCGCAGCCCAAGCCAGGAATCCGTGCTGTCTTTGAGTTGTCTCAGAAAGTTCTGGGCGGCAAGGAGAGAGGCAGATGGTCAGAAGCTGCTGGAGTACCACGCTCCCGTCAGCCCCACGGGACTCGCTGCCCCGCTGCGGGACATCCAGCCTGgctgtcccagccccacagccacccaTCACCCCGCACTCACCAATTCCCAGTCCCTCATCACCATGGCCAGCGAGGCCCCATGTGTTGTGCACTGCTCCTGGCTCCAGTTCCAGCTGCCTAGCTTCTGCTGCCCCGACAGGTAGTAGCAGACGTTGCGGTACCCAACCCATTCGTAAGGGCACGCCAGCACCGGGGCTGCCTTCTGCCTGTGcacagctgttgcagagcaAAGAGGGCCTTAAATGAGGTTATAGCAATGCGGGGATCGGGCTCTTCTCCCAACCCCAAGTGGTAAGACAAGGGGAAATTCTCCCAAGTGGAGCCAAGGGAGGTTGAGGTTGtgtattaggagaaatttctttactgaaggggttgtggcattggaataggctgcccagggaagtggttgagtcacctTCCCTACAGGTCTTCAAGAAACTTGTAGGTGTAGAACtcagtagcatggtttagtggtggacttgttAAAGGTTGGGCTggatgatctcagaggtctttgcatagaatggctcaggttggaagggaccttacagatcaTCCAGTTGCAACCCCGGCTAGTTCTATAACCCAGCTGTAGGTGGCACAGCCAGCTCTGTGTAGAGGGGTGGGATGGAGGCGGCCACTCTGCCCTTACCTGATAGCCCAACAATGGCAAAAATGAGCATCAGGATCACAGTTCCGGCCAGGACACACTGTCCTCTGGCTGTGCACACTTtgcctgcagcagaaggaaaatatatttgtgatgAGGACGGTGctgtcccacagcagcacagccctcgcATCACCAGCATGACCAGAAGGCGATGCCAGGGGGATCACGGGCACCCCTGCGACCCCGTTTCCCTCCTCCTTGGCACGGGGTTCACCCCCACacgtgctgcagcagcaggaggacagcTCAAAGCCCAGCTGGGCACTGGCCCCCCACTCACTTGGGCATCTtcgggtcctgttgctgccCGTGGGCGCAGCATCCGTGGGCATCTCTGGGTGGAGGGGCACCACCATgtcctgggggtcctggggctgGTCTGGGTCCTCGCAGCAGGAGGTGAGTCCACTCTCGTCATCTTGCACCATAGTGTTCAGCAATCCATCAGGGCTTAGCACATCAGAAGGCAacagtgctgctgaaaaaaCATACAAGGCAAGGCTTGGACATGGTTCCCCTCCCATACAAGCCCAGCAAGCGAGGTGATGAGATGGAAAAGCGAGGCTGAAGGAGCGAGCCCTGGTCGGCTGCAGACAGCAGCGCTGCAGGGCTTGGCCCCGTAGCTCCAACAGTGTGCACCCATGAGAAACACCAAGCATATCGTGCAGGATCccacccgggggggggggggttgaatatctccagaaaaggagaactTGGAAGGAATTTCCAACATCTGCAAGAAAATTCACACAGCCCTTGCGGCTGCAGAAGCTTCAATAAAGCCAGCTGAAAAGGAACAATTTGGGCAAAGTGCGGATTTTATGGCTCTCCCCAAGGACACGCTGCGACACGTGAGCTCACCTGGCGCAGTTTGGTCATTATAAAAAGGGAGAGAACGagagaagaatgagaaaaaaacagcgCAAACGCAAAAAGAAAGGcgagaaagagacaaagaattGAAAGAGGGTGGAAAAACGGGAGagggcaaaggaaaaacaacaacaacaaaaatcttaaaaaagaaagaaaaaagttgggAAACCCGCCCTGGCtggctgctccttccctccccatctcAGCCCCTAGCTGAGCGTTGCTTGCTCAGCCGGCCCCGAATTTTGCTGCTCAGACGTGGACTTACTTCCCCAGGAGTGCATAAAGTCCTAGTCACTTAGTTCTGGCTTGTGAACCAACTCTTATGAATCAGACAGGGAGGGACAGCAGCGCTAGATTATGATCCTACGTCACAGCAGTCTAACCCATTCCAAAGCTCAGCACCCCGCTGACCTCTCACcattcccctccctctctggcatgggggagagaatcagaacaaaatgaagcctgcgggttgagatagagacagtttatttggacagaaaagaaaggaaaagaataataatggtaatagcACTACTactaatgtgtacaaaacaagtgaccCCCCTCAGCGTTCAGTGTCTGAGCAGGACAGGCGACGAACTGATGCTGTGCACGTGCCCTTGGGCTAAGCTCGGTATCGCGGAACAAAAATGGTTTTTGCACCAGAATTGGGAACGTGGGCAAGCAGAGGAAATGCCAGAGAGGTGGTTCCATTGCTCCGTGAGGGCTGGAGATGGCTGAAGtgtgagaaaggagagagaaaggaagcattttGGGGACCTCTGCTGTACGGTACCCCGTAGCTCCGGGGTCTTGGGAGGATGGGGAGAGCTCGCAAGGCTGATGCGTGTCCTCTGAAGGCACCTGCACTTGTCTGGGGACCTCCGGCTGGATTTAGAGGTGGCTGCATGGTAAAATTCAGAGCCTGTCCTCACCCACCCAAAAACCCTGCCCGGTGCCCATCCCACCAGTGCCCCACCGGCGCAAGATCTCGgtgcagagaaaggaagggagaagggacaGGAAGAGTCACAGGGTGGAGGcactgggcgggggggggggaggagaagtGGAAGTCTAAACGACTGCAAGAAAATTCACACAGCACTGTGGCAGCAGAAACTTTAATAAAGCCAGCTGAAAAGGAACAGTTTTGGGGAACGAGGGTTTTGTGGCTCTCCTCATGGAGCCGCGGTGCTGCGTGCGCTCATCGGGTGCAAAGTTTTGGTGctaaaaagagggagagagcgAGAGGAGAACGAGGAAAAAGAAGTGCAAACGCGAAAAGAAAGGCGAGAAAGAGACAAAGAGGGTGGGAAAACGGGCAAaggaacaaatacaaaaaaaaaaaaactttcaaaaaatgaaagaaaaaagttgggAAGCCCGCCCTGGCtggctgctccttccctccccatttCAGCCCCTAGCCGAGCGTTGCTTGCGCGGCCAGCCCCAAATTTTGCTGCTCAGATGTGGACTTACCCGAAGAGCAGTGTGTCTTCTCCTGGTGTGTTTTGAATTCTTCATTGTGCGGAGATTTAATGAATCGGGGGGcaggaagcacagcagcactttTATGAGCCCGTGTGTCAGCTGTCGCCGTATTAACCAATCCCTGCCATGACTATGCCTCACGATgtataggttaaaaaaaaaaaaaataataaataaataaataaataaactgaaatgacTCAAAAGCTCACTGATGGCCGCTTGGAGTTCTCTTAATGATGTAATCCTGGTGtcaaaagaggaagaggagcaaaTCTCTTGTtacttttcttgaagaaatcTAGTTCACGGGAAGATTTTTAACACCCCCTGGCacgggggcagagggagggaagaatAATGGCAAAAGCTCCggatgcagcatttttttctcagctgggCTGATGAAACTTCCCTGCAAAGGGGGGGGGCCGCGGAAATGTGGCTTTAACTCCCCTCTTCCTGGGGCAAATCTCATGTTATCGAGGCTCTTTGAGGTCTGGTTGGCACTAGGGTGCATATCCTTTAGGGTGCATATCCTTTAGGGCGCATATCCTTTAGGGTGCATATCCAAAtagccttttttcccctcaatacaggactatctttttttttttttttttttccttgagggTGGAGAGGGCAAGGGGGAGACAGGGCGACGACAAATCCTAGTTGATCACGATGGTTTTTCACAGTGTGAAAAGCCAATCTGTAGCTGTGGCTTTCTAtagcaacaggaaaaacaaagaactgtggtttatttatttgttttgttttgttttgttttgttgcaagAAAATCCTGGAAGAACACAGCAGGAAAGCTGTGCacaggcaggggctgagcaaaggctcctgccagcacctggCAGAGCAGTGAAGACAGGATTAAATGCTggtgttaataaaaaaaataaaaataaataaataaaacactttcttaGCTGCTTTCAAGCACATGTGCCTTTTTTACTGGAATCACAGCGAAGCAATGCCTTGTATCCATCAATGGGATTTATCTGGGCTCGCACAAGGATGAGGTAAAacaataaaagacagaaaagcacctttttttttggccGTGAGATAGCGTAAGGCCCAAGTCTGCCCCTACCTTCTCATTAGGGATGTAATTTACAGGGTGGGCCGTGAGcctggaggaggcaggaggatcttgtgccccccccccggacaCCAGGCGAGGGTGCTGGTGACCCCAAAAGCTTTCAGGGGCATTGAACGGCTGTGAGCTGTGGCAGGAAGCTCCAGCCCCGCCGCTGGTTCGCACTTCACCAGTGCAGCTCTGAGCGTTTTGGTTTCCTGTCCTCCAGACCCCGTCGTGTCCCCTCCGCCTGCCGCGTGTCCTCCCGACTCCTCCACGCCATGGAGGATGAGGATGGCTACATGGCCTTGGACAGGCGATGCGAGCGGGGTGCTGCGGAGAGGCCGGGACCCCTCCGGGACGCAGGTAGCGGGGTCCGGGCCTCCGTCCCCACCACAGGTTTGTGGTGGCGAGAGGATACCCCGGGTGGCGATTGCTTGGCAGGGGGAAGAACCGGGCTGGCGCAGCTCTTGGGGTCGCAGAGAGTCGCTCAAGCTGGGGGGGACGCTTGCCTGTGATTTTTGGacacccccccagcacccagacGCTGGCTGCTGGTGCCCTCGTTTCGCTCCCATCCTGCCGCCGTCGGGCTCGGCTGCATCCCCCAAAACCCTTTTGCcctgaagaagaggagcagagggaCTTTGGGGCACCCCCcgggacaggggacagggggTGACGGATGCTCTCGGCCCCCCACACTTCTCCTTTTGTGTCCCTTCCCCTGACTGCAGGACCTGCCATGAAAGACCCCGAGATGGGGTTTGCCCCACGGTGGATTCACATCCCCACGCGATCCCCCCGCTGTCTCCTCGGGGCCTTGATGACCGTTCTGGTGCTGTCCTTTGTGATATGCGGTGAGTTGACACCAATGGGTGTCCTTTTTGAGGGTGCTGGGGACTGGGGACACCCCTGTTTGGGCTCAGTGTCCCTCCCCCCCAGTGTCTTGGCTGCTGGTGGAGAGGCAACGGCCCCCGGGGGCCGTGGGGTGCAGGAACGCGTCGCAGGGACAAAGCTTTGCCACCCTGGACTGCACCCACCTGGGGCTGAGGACGAGCCTGTGCCCC
The sequence above is drawn from the Cygnus atratus isolate AKBS03 ecotype Queensland, Australia chromosome 33, CAtr_DNAZoo_HiC_assembly, whole genome shotgun sequence genome and encodes:
- the LOC118260315 gene encoding uncharacterized protein LOC118260315; the protein is MHSWGTALLPSDVLSPDGLLNTMVQDDESGLTSCCEDPDQPQDPQDMVVPLHPEMPTDAAPTGSNRTRRCPSKVCTARGQCVLAGTVILMLIFAIVGLSAVHRQKAAPVLACPYEWVGYRNVCYYLSGQQKLGSWNWSQEQCTTHGASLAMVMRDWELNFLRQLKDSTDSWLGLRRRGERLLWVDGSSFKETFTVQGGAECVYLNGEDVATSSCWQSRPYICSKALAVGAAPENGGGETTFPVLDTGGSSHFFQKAPTPPSAPQSKSEAGGRSRMEACVIPSLLHYVCRWNGSAGHGGCKLCPQSWQLSGDQCYQVPKSSGTWMQGKTDCESRGAHLAVLRNTADMEHLNEGIQQGSKGKLSVWIGLKASNNTWKWVDNSSFDATTISDIFLQELAGKKNENRTGKKGTLRMAEALPDAGEDPAAAMMPPRRGAKEMTFSLKCLKDKMVPIGVTVLVAALLIAVIALAARKCPSCPSPILLSCSGNSIGFGEKCFYFVEEEADWNRSQSFCLSRRAQLATIDSQEDLHFLLRYGRALHYWVGLQREGSNPWRWFNGSLFNNLFDIRGNGQCAYINLDGVSSDWCSQLKYSVCSHPLKSPRGARRGGEP